A genomic window from Myotis daubentonii chromosome 4, mMyoDau2.1, whole genome shotgun sequence includes:
- the LOC132232831 gene encoding hemoglobin subunit alpha — MVLSPADKTNVKAAWDKVGAHAGDYGAEALERMFLSFPTTKTYFPHFDLSHGSAQVKGHGKKVGDALGNAVAHMDDLPGALSALSDLHAFKLRVDPVNFKLLSHCLLVTLACHHPTEFTPVIHASLDKFLASVSTVLVSKYR, encoded by the exons ATGGTGCTGTCTCCCGCTGACAAGACCAACGTCAAGGCCGCCTGGGACAAGGTTGGCGCCCATGCTGGCGACTATGGCGCAGAGGCCCTGGAGAG GATGTTCCTGAGCTTCCCCACCACCAAGACCTACTTCCCCCACTTCGACCTGAGCCACGGCTCTGCCCAGGTCAAAGGCCATGGCAAGAAGGTTGGCGACGCCCTGGGTAACGCCGTGGCCCACATGGATGACCTGCCCGGCGCCCTGTCCGCCCTGAGCGACCTGCACGCCTTCAAGCTGCGTGTGGACCCCGTCAACTTCAAG CTCCTGAGCCACTGCCTGCTGGTGACTCTGGCCTGCCACCACCCCACTGAGTTCACCCCTGTCATCCACGCCTCCCTGGACAAGTTCTTGGCCTCCGTGAGCACCGTGCTGGTCTCCAAGTACCGTTAA